acgagttttactttctgaaataattgacaaaaaatattgaactttttcacaatattctaattgtTTTAGATGTGCCTGTAATATGGAGACTACTGCTgtaaatttctcattttaagggGATCTCACCTTTCTGAATCTCTGTGAAACCTGTGCCACCAGTGTTGTATCTTTTAGCTCTAGGTAGTTCAGGATTTGGAGCAAAATGTCATCAGGTAATCGCTCCAGGTAGTCAAACTTTCCTTGACAAAGTGAAATTGTGTATTCCAGGATCCTCTGCCCAAAAACAGCACCAACTTGTTCTACAGTTTAGAGGTGTAAAGAACAGCCTAAATGGATTTCCATGACAACAAATACTGAGCCCAAATAAAGTACTTTTAACACTTCACCAAACAAAATTAAgaacaagtaaaaaaagattttcagaaCCACAAGCATAATGTAAGGTTACTGGGCAGTGAAGAGGTTTCCATTGTGATTAAGAACCATACtgctccccttttccaaaaactcAAGATAATGACAATTTTTCTAGATCAATACATcccaaatatgcatttttatctttaagtatatgtatagtccaaattccattcctaaagctttcagtgaatatttccataTCAACTCACAATTACATAAGTACAATACTAGACAACTGACCAGATTTCACCCTCCTCCCTATCGTACAACTCTTGGTcaattttccttaaaatacagaggtacaatactctggaatgatcaatttaatagtTCAATACAGTGTTCCTCTATTAACACATACAAGAGCAGTTTAGTGGCTCTGATTGCTTAGGTCACTAAGtagtacacacacatgcgcgcgcgcgcacacacacacatttctacacttttgttttattttactttttaatattattataattttaaattattttatagtaattattatttttttctatttcatagttacttgttgttaatttaactttaattaaacaaaaattatagattatatattaatataggtaGAGGCATGTATAAGCTCTAttgggtttcttgccgctaccttgcaccttcattttgttgttatttctttatccttttcttGTTGTCTTATTActgtgtaaaatttaaaaaaacttaaacttaaaaaacttaCGCTTTAACATTTTCTGATGCAGAAACTCTTGATGGGATGTCTTCAGCTCTTTGGGTGCAGCACCCCGGCTGTCAAGTCGCACTGAAATCTTCCATGAGTTCCATATTACCTTGGTTAGAGTTAGAAAGGAATAAACAGTTATCATAGAGTGAACATATGACTTAAGTTAATTTCAGGAGAACCTTATGGTGCATGTGGGTCAAAACTACAATTTagtttatgtattattatatctgtcattaaaaaaatgacataaggGGTGAGGGATATTGATAAACAgcaatatttatttgacattgattattttttcaagttATGTAACTGTATCATTCTGCCATCAATTCACTATTTACCTTAACACTCAATTCAACTTGAAATGTAAATTTTCAGTGAAtgggaaaatctttttttctttaacttgcCATAAAGTAGTCTACAAAgtataaaattgaaaataaataaatagcccAGCAAGGTATTAtttcatcacactgttaaaataaatcgcctaaagtaatttttttgtcaaaattgttttgcttttttttgcctaaatcgtctcctcatgacgccggtcacctatggtaaaatc
This is a stretch of genomic DNA from Centropristis striata isolate RG_2023a ecotype Rhode Island chromosome 4, C.striata_1.0, whole genome shotgun sequence. It encodes these proteins:
- the fbxo36a gene encoding F-box only protein 36a: MASLLGEHLFQISGQGPPPAKDFFQLLITRNEVIWNSWKISVRLDSRGAAPKELKTSHQEFLHQKMLKQQVGAVFGQRILEYTISLCQGKFDYLERLPDDILLQILNYLELKDTTLVAQVSQRFRKLCNSEKFWEETVRRRCAEFTSDMEGIANAMGWRKLFFTFFLTSGTKEQQ